In the genome of Sphingomonas naphthae, one region contains:
- a CDS encoding TonB-dependent receptor, which yields MRKLFVGCAMAALATSAAYAQETTSSIRGSVDAAGAPVANATVKVTHVPSGTTTTTVTSSDGSFSASGLRIGGPFTVEVTASGYPTTSVTDIQLTAGQPMRLPISMESGGQDIVVTAARSGAVEQSTGPLTSLGRQQIAGVATVNRDIRDIARRDPFVTIDQTNSRAIEIAGQNGRLNKFSVDGVNFSDNFGLNNGGLPTNRGPVPIDAIEQLSVKVAPYDVSEGNFQGGAINVVLRSGANNFHGSAFYTYSDDGMLGNKTLALRPSFTFKSKNYGGFLSGPVIKDKLFFALSYEKLNETTPADILNSAIPNYSDATIATVTGIAQNRYSYAAGAPFQTAKEYDEKITAKVDWNITDGQRLSATYIRNEGTRGFQQGYSTSTTSPGVGLDSNAYQLSEKVNSGVLQLNSEWSDNFSTEVRGNYRKYDRGQDSFGATTQGQFTVCTDAVSVGSLSQCTNGTSTAPGPLRVLFAPDPSRQANSLATESFGGDVSAKWNWMNHNIKAIAGYNHLKVYNLFVQNALGTYYFDSIADFQSGTAGQLTLGGSITGNINDAAARYAYAQYNFAIQDSWDVTDSINITYGGRYDLFQSQSRPLRNANFIARYGFNNQETYDGKGVYQPRIGATWKVTPRLTIRGGGGLFAGQSPDVWLSNSFSNTGVVTNSIQLTRGDATCTVVAACNAALNAALNNVGPGGNINAAAVQNYLRTNTTSLALAATNSIDPGFQIPSIWKASLSVDYRLDLGLDSSLGHTFGDGWRVGGDFTYTNVKNAADYIDLRSAQIGTLPDGRPRYGPVTSATANQDLFLTNDKRGRGYIFVGRLTKKYDFGLSAGVTYTYQDIKDANAVTSSTASSNYGQTAMADPNSAAYGTSIYQIRNTFKFSVDFDHAFIGDYKTRIAMFGEKRSGRPYSFTMNDPTAGRSAVFGTLGQSNRYLLYVPNVSSITADPNVTYRPAVTIPVGATAAQIAALNATADASAAATFGALQSFIQGNKNLTDAQGTIIGKNTERSPSFFKIDLHVDQELPVPGWSGARFKVFADMENVLNFIDKDYGSLRQLGFPYFSSLVNVACATQVGTNCTQYRYSSFQNPNIINQTRYSLWQLRVGARFEF from the coding sequence ATGCGGAAATTGTTCGTCGGCTGCGCCATGGCGGCGCTGGCCACCAGCGCGGCTTATGCCCAGGAAACGACCTCGTCGATCCGTGGTTCCGTCGACGCCGCCGGCGCGCCGGTCGCCAACGCGACGGTGAAGGTCACCCACGTCCCGTCGGGCACGACGACGACGACCGTCACCAGCAGCGACGGCAGCTTCAGCGCCTCGGGCCTGCGCATCGGCGGTCCGTTCACCGTCGAAGTCACCGCCAGCGGCTACCCGACCACCTCGGTCACCGACATCCAGCTGACCGCCGGTCAGCCGATGCGCCTGCCGATCTCGATGGAGAGCGGCGGCCAGGACATCGTCGTCACCGCCGCGCGCTCGGGCGCCGTCGAGCAGTCGACCGGCCCGCTCACCTCGCTCGGCCGCCAGCAGATCGCCGGCGTCGCCACGGTCAACCGCGACATTCGCGACATCGCCCGCCGCGATCCGTTCGTCACGATCGACCAGACCAACAGCCGCGCGATCGAAATCGCCGGCCAGAACGGCCGTCTCAACAAATTCTCCGTCGACGGCGTGAACTTCTCGGACAATTTCGGCCTCAACAACGGCGGCCTGCCGACCAACCGTGGCCCGGTGCCGATCGACGCGATCGAGCAGCTCTCGGTCAAGGTCGCCCCGTATGACGTCTCGGAAGGCAATTTCCAGGGCGGCGCGATCAACGTGGTGCTGCGCTCGGGCGCCAACAACTTCCACGGCTCGGCCTTCTACACCTATTCCGACGACGGGATGCTGGGCAACAAGACGCTGGCGCTGCGCCCGTCCTTCACCTTCAAGTCGAAGAATTACGGCGGCTTCCTCTCCGGCCCGGTCATCAAGGACAAGCTGTTCTTCGCGCTCAGCTACGAAAAGCTGAACGAGACCACCCCGGCCGACATCCTGAACTCGGCGATCCCGAATTACAGCGATGCGACGATCGCGACCGTCACCGGCATTGCGCAGAACCGCTACAGCTACGCCGCCGGCGCGCCCTTCCAGACCGCTAAGGAATATGACGAGAAGATCACGGCGAAGGTCGATTGGAACATCACCGACGGCCAGCGCCTGTCGGCAACCTACATCCGCAACGAGGGCACTCGCGGCTTCCAGCAGGGTTACTCGACCTCGACGACTTCGCCGGGTGTCGGCCTCGACTCGAACGCTTATCAGCTGTCCGAAAAGGTCAATTCGGGCGTCCTCCAGCTGAACTCCGAATGGTCGGATAATTTCTCGACCGAAGTGCGCGGCAACTATCGCAAGTACGATCGCGGTCAGGATTCGTTCGGCGCTACGACGCAGGGCCAGTTCACCGTGTGCACCGACGCCGTTAGCGTTGGGTCGCTCTCGCAGTGCACCAACGGCACGTCGACCGCCCCCGGCCCGCTGCGCGTCCTCTTCGCGCCCGACCCTTCGCGTCAAGCGAACTCGCTGGCGACTGAGAGCTTTGGCGGAGACGTTTCGGCCAAGTGGAACTGGATGAACCACAACATCAAGGCGATCGCGGGTTACAATCACCTGAAGGTGTATAACCTGTTCGTCCAGAACGCGCTCGGCACCTACTATTTCGACTCGATCGCGGACTTCCAGAGCGGTACGGCCGGTCAGCTGACGCTCGGTGGATCGATCACCGGCAATATCAACGACGCTGCGGCACGCTACGCCTACGCGCAGTATAATTTCGCGATCCAGGACAGCTGGGACGTCACCGACTCGATCAACATCACCTACGGTGGTCGCTACGATCTGTTCCAGTCGCAGAGCCGACCGCTCCGCAACGCCAACTTCATCGCGCGCTATGGCTTCAACAACCAGGAAACCTACGACGGTAAGGGTGTCTACCAGCCGCGCATCGGCGCGACCTGGAAGGTCACGCCGCGCCTGACGATCCGCGGTGGCGGCGGTCTCTTCGCCGGCCAGTCGCCGGACGTGTGGCTGTCGAACAGCTTCTCGAACACCGGCGTTGTCACCAACAGCATTCAGCTGACGCGGGGCGATGCCACCTGCACTGTCGTTGCAGCCTGCAATGCCGCGCTCAATGCCGCTCTGAATAACGTTGGCCCCGGCGGCAACATCAACGCGGCCGCCGTGCAAAACTATCTGCGCACCAACACCACCTCGCTGGCGCTGGCCGCTACCAACTCGATCGATCCGGGCTTCCAGATCCCGTCGATCTGGAAGGCCAGCCTCTCGGTCGATTATCGTCTGGACCTCGGTCTCGACAGCAGCCTCGGCCACACCTTCGGTGACGGCTGGCGCGTCGGCGGCGACTTCACCTACACCAACGTGAAGAACGCGGCCGACTATATCGATCTGCGTTCGGCACAGATCGGCACCCTGCCCGATGGCCGCCCGCGTTACGGCCCGGTCACGAGCGCGACGGCAAACCAGGATCTCTTCCTGACGAACGACAAGCGTGGCCGCGGCTACATCTTCGTCGGTCGCCTGACCAAGAAGTATGATTTCGGCCTGAGCGCTGGCGTCACCTACACCTACCAGGACATCAAGGACGCCAATGCGGTGACCTCGTCCACCGCCAGCTCGAACTATGGCCAGACCGCCATGGCCGATCCGAACAGCGCGGCCTACGGCACGTCGATCTATCAGATCCGCAACACCTTCAAGTTCAGCGTCGATTTCGATCACGCCTTCATCGGCGACTACAAGACGCGCATCGCCATGTTCGGCGAAAAGCGTTCGGGTCGCCCGTACAGCTTCACCATGAACGATCCTACTGCGGGCCGTTCGGCGGTGTTCGGTACGCTCGGCCAGTCGAACCGTTACCTGCTGTACGTGCCGAACGTGTCGAGCATCACCGCCGACCCGAACGTCACGTATCGGCCGGCCGTGACGATCCCGGTCGGCGCTACGGCAGCCCAGATCGCGGCGCTAAATGCCACGGCCGACGCTTCGGCGGCGGCGACCTTCGGCGCGCTGCAATCGTTCATCCAGGGCAACAAGAACCTGACGGACGCGCAGGGCACGATCATCGGCAAGAATACGGAGCGTAGCCCGTCCTTCTTCAAGATCGATCTCCACGTCGATCAGGAACTGCCGGTTCCGGGCTGGAGCGGTGCGCGCTTCAAGGTGTTCGCCGACATGGAGAACGTCCTGAACTTCATCGACAAGGACTACGGCTCGCTGCGTCAGCTCGGCTTCCCGTACTTCTCGAGCCTGGTGAACGTTGCTTGCGCCACCCAGGTGGGCACCAACTGCACCCAGTATCGCTACTCGAGCTTCCAGAACCCGAACATCATCAACCAGACCCGCTACTCGCTGTGGCAGCTCCGCGTTGGTGCCCGCTTCGAGTTCTAA
- a CDS encoding MBOAT family O-acyltransferase yields the protein MLFPTLTFGLFFLLIFTVIWQMKDNEWRKILLLLASWVFYGAWDWRFVALLILSAFLNWGAARAIVATDWDDAARRKAIVTLGVIANLAILGFFKYFDFFLEQVSLLLTDLGIQRDLPLLQVILPVGVSFFTFQGMSYLIDVHRGRVKPASLLDITLLMSFFPHLVAGPIVRAADLVPQFQTRPKLDRGMVAMGLVLIVWGLFKKAVVASELSVNLVDPVFFDPTAHSRLDLIAAAYGYAVQIYCDFSAYSDMAIGIAALLGYRFPHNFNQPYRAASLQDFWRRWHISLSSWLRDYLYIPLGGNRKGFARQCVNLFLTMVIGGFWHGAKWTFVVWGAIHGIVLVIERLAARALDADDGDLMPRWLGVIVTFHVVLVAWIFFRAESFAGAMDYLAGLAGSTATSAVVTPLGVALILFGLAIHFTPRHLAQGVATQALRLPAPALGLAAGALILVIDAMRYEGVAPFIYYQF from the coding sequence ATGCTCTTCCCCACCCTCACCTTCGGCCTCTTCTTCCTCCTCATCTTCACCGTCATCTGGCAGATGAAGGACAATGAATGGCGCAAGATCCTGCTGCTGCTCGCCAGCTGGGTGTTCTACGGCGCGTGGGACTGGCGGTTCGTCGCGCTGCTGATCCTGTCGGCCTTCCTCAACTGGGGCGCCGCCCGCGCGATCGTGGCGACCGATTGGGACGATGCCGCCCGCCGCAAGGCGATCGTCACCCTGGGCGTGATCGCCAATCTCGCGATCCTCGGCTTCTTCAAATATTTCGACTTCTTTCTCGAGCAGGTCTCGCTGCTGCTCACCGATCTCGGCATCCAGCGCGATCTGCCCTTGTTGCAGGTGATCCTGCCGGTCGGCGTCTCCTTCTTCACCTTCCAGGGGATGAGCTACCTGATCGACGTGCATCGCGGCCGGGTGAAGCCCGCATCGCTGCTCGACATCACCCTGCTCATGTCCTTCTTCCCGCATCTGGTGGCGGGGCCGATCGTGCGCGCGGCCGATCTGGTGCCGCAATTCCAAACCCGGCCTAAGCTCGATCGCGGCATGGTGGCGATGGGTCTGGTGCTGATCGTCTGGGGGCTGTTCAAGAAGGCGGTCGTCGCCTCCGAACTGTCGGTCAATCTCGTCGATCCGGTGTTCTTCGATCCGACGGCCCATTCACGGCTAGACCTGATCGCCGCCGCTTATGGCTATGCGGTGCAGATCTACTGCGACTTCTCGGCCTATTCGGACATGGCGATCGGCATCGCGGCGCTGCTCGGCTACCGCTTCCCGCACAATTTCAACCAGCCCTATCGCGCCGCGTCGCTCCAGGATTTCTGGCGGCGCTGGCACATCAGCCTGTCGAGCTGGCTGCGCGACTATCTCTACATTCCGCTGGGCGGCAACCGGAAGGGGTTCGCGCGGCAATGCGTGAACCTGTTCCTCACGATGGTGATCGGCGGCTTCTGGCACGGTGCCAAATGGACGTTCGTGGTTTGGGGCGCGATCCATGGCATTGTGCTGGTGATCGAGCGGCTCGCCGCCCGCGCGCTGGACGCCGACGACGGCGATCTGATGCCGCGCTGGCTGGGCGTGATCGTCACCTTCCATGTGGTGCTGGTCGCCTGGATCTTCTTTCGCGCCGAGAGTTTCGCCGGCGCGATGGACTATCTGGCGGGCCTCGCCGGCTCGACCGCGACGAGCGCGGTGGTGACGCCGCTGGGCGTGGCGCTGATCCTGTTCGGTCTCGCGATCCACTTCACCCCGCGCCATCTGGCGCAGGGCGTGGCGACACAGGCCCTCCGCCTGCCGGCCCCCGCGCTCGGCCTCGCGGCGGGCGCGCTGATCCTCGTGATCGACGCGATGCGCTACGAGGGTGTCGCGCCGTTCATCTACTATCAGTTCTGA
- a CDS encoding GDSL-type esterase/lipase family protein produces MIGLAAFAAMALAPGCQGGLCNARALDPWFAKLQRAAAPGGRQGKPLHILQIGDSHTAGDAITGAWRDQMQARYGSGGRGVMPPGRPYNGFLSYGATASMSPGWTVASGFGANWGGGGTPLGLSGFSLTSSTPGSTIGLVADSTEQFNRFTVCALARPGAGALSIRVGGTTERMNLSSITQRPECKTIRTPGLSEDAMVTLEQGSATVTSIASFRDGQGGVAISNLGIVGSQLVHFGRTDDQVLGEELREYDPDLIVVAFGTNEGFAARFTPFEYEVVLRSQIGRIRRLAGNVPILLLGAPDAASRRAEMRINAPGYSVAECGATPALAQAAPAPAPARPAYDPIGAIVAALRGDLTTETPQQPAVDPPPTPAPAATASGGLFAPAALKAVRDVQRRVASSLGVAFWDWDARMGGACTSVAWVRQSPPLMRGDYVHYTKAGGHEIATRLQADLDRAAAAR; encoded by the coding sequence ATGATCGGCCTCGCCGCCTTTGCCGCGATGGCGCTTGCGCCGGGCTGTCAGGGCGGGCTGTGCAACGCCCGCGCGCTCGATCCCTGGTTCGCCAAGCTCCAGCGCGCGGCGGCGCCCGGCGGGCGACAGGGCAAGCCGCTCCACATCCTCCAGATCGGCGACAGCCACACTGCCGGCGACGCCATCACCGGGGCGTGGCGCGATCAGATGCAGGCGCGCTACGGATCGGGCGGGCGCGGCGTGATGCCGCCGGGGCGGCCCTACAATGGCTTCCTGAGCTATGGCGCGACCGCCTCCATGTCGCCGGGCTGGACGGTGGCGTCGGGCTTCGGCGCGAACTGGGGCGGGGGCGGCACGCCGCTCGGCCTCTCGGGCTTCAGCCTGACCTCCTCGACGCCGGGCAGCACGATCGGGCTGGTCGCGGATTCGACCGAGCAGTTCAACCGCTTCACCGTCTGCGCGCTGGCGCGGCCGGGGGCGGGCGCGCTCTCGATCCGGGTCGGCGGCACGACCGAGCGGATGAACCTCTCGTCGATCACCCAGCGCCCCGAATGCAAGACGATCCGCACCCCCGGTCTGTCCGAGGATGCGATGGTCACCCTGGAACAGGGCAGCGCCACCGTCACCTCGATCGCCTCCTTCCGCGACGGACAGGGCGGGGTGGCGATCTCCAATCTCGGCATCGTGGGCTCGCAACTCGTCCACTTCGGCCGGACCGACGATCAGGTGCTGGGCGAGGAATTGCGTGAATATGATCCCGATCTGATCGTCGTCGCCTTCGGCACCAACGAGGGCTTCGCCGCGCGCTTCACCCCGTTCGAATATGAGGTGGTGCTGCGCAGCCAGATCGGCCGCATCCGCCGGCTGGCGGGCAATGTGCCGATCCTGTTGCTGGGCGCGCCCGATGCCGCCAGCCGCCGCGCCGAGATGCGGATCAACGCGCCGGGCTACAGCGTCGCCGAATGTGGCGCGACGCCGGCGCTGGCCCAGGCCGCGCCTGCGCCGGCCCCCGCCAGACCGGCCTATGATCCGATCGGGGCGATCGTCGCGGCGCTACGCGGCGACCTGACGACCGAAACCCCGCAACAGCCGGCCGTCGATCCCCCGCCGACGCCCGCGCCCGCCGCCACCGCCAGCGGCGGCCTGTTCGCGCCGGCCGCCTTGAAGGCGGTGCGCGACGTGCAGCGCCGGGTCGCGTCGTCGCTCGGTGTCGCCTTCTGGGATTGGGACGCGCGGATGGGCGGGGCCTGCACCTCGGTCGCGTGGGTGCGCCAGTCCCCGCCGCTGATGCGCGGCGATTACGTCCATTACACCAAGGCCGGCGGCCACGAGATCGCGACCCGCTTGCAGGCCGACCTCGACAGGGCGGCAGCCGCGCGGTGA
- a CDS encoding GDSL-type esterase/lipase family protein, producing the protein MTRVGFFLDRTAVLFLGVAAGAAIGYAFAASNRTERDVVVLASDAPAPSPVVAPPPATAGDPKPDTAPPPPATPAPAAAVAAAAAPVEAAPIPDTPLAAAHEDGVVRIGVFGDSFGDGVWSALYRLLPAKDGFRVTKYSQQSTGFTRYRSLNLEEHDAGQIAAKPVDIAVISFGANDAQGVYANGHGYKLMSSGWQDVIGQRIDSYVAMLRRTGATVYWVGLPKMRDAAFDADIAGMNAFYADRMRRLGVPFIDVRPLTVDGEGKYTAYMAEDGSGATKLFRANDGIHMSMNGYVRITKGLASRIRQSTEAARAARAAPRPQANPA; encoded by the coding sequence ATGACCCGTGTCGGTTTCTTCCTCGATCGTACCGCCGTCCTGTTCCTCGGCGTCGCCGCCGGGGCAGCGATCGGCTATGCCTTTGCGGCGTCCAACCGGACCGAGCGCGACGTGGTGGTGTTGGCGTCGGACGCGCCCGCGCCGTCGCCCGTCGTCGCCCCGCCGCCCGCTACCGCCGGTGATCCGAAGCCCGACACCGCCCCGCCGCCGCCCGCGACCCCCGCGCCCGCCGCCGCCGTGGCCGCCGCCGCGGCGCCGGTCGAGGCCGCGCCCATCCCCGACACGCCGCTCGCCGCCGCGCACGAGGATGGCGTGGTCCGCATCGGCGTGTTCGGCGACAGTTTCGGCGATGGCGTCTGGTCGGCGCTGTATCGCCTGCTGCCCGCGAAGGACGGCTTCCGCGTCACCAAATATTCGCAGCAATCGACCGGCTTCACCCGCTATCGCAGCCTCAATCTGGAGGAGCATGACGCCGGGCAGATCGCCGCCAAACCCGTCGATATCGCCGTCATCTCCTTCGGCGCCAACGACGCGCAGGGCGTCTACGCCAATGGCCATGGCTACAAGCTCATGTCGAGCGGTTGGCAAGACGTGATCGGCCAGCGGATCGACAGCTATGTCGCTATGCTGCGGCGGACGGGGGCGACGGTCTATTGGGTCGGCCTGCCCAAGATGCGCGACGCCGCCTTCGATGCCGATATCGCCGGCATGAACGCCTTCTACGCCGATCGCATGCGGCGCCTCGGCGTGCCCTTCATCGACGTGCGGCCGCTCACGGTGGACGGCGAGGGCAAATATACCGCCTACATGGCCGAAGACGGATCGGGCGCGACCAAGCTGTTCCGCGCCAATGACGGGATTCATATGTCGATGAACGGCTATGTCCGCATCACCAAGGGGCTGGCCAGCCGCATCCGCCAGTCGACCGAGGCCGCGCGCGCGGCCAGGGCGGCGCCCAGGCCGCAGGCGAACCCGGCATGA
- a CDS encoding ferredoxin--NADP reductase, whose amino-acid sequence MNDAVAPVQASALEPTNSLSVETVLSVRHWNEHLFSFTITRPASFRFRSGEFVMIGLPGENGKPLLRAYSVASPAYAEELEFLSIKVPDGPLTSKLQQIQVGDGIYLGRKPTGTLVADALIPGRRLFLLSTGTGLAPWLSIIRDPDTYDRFEQIVVVHSVRRVSDLAYRETLESLLADDPLVDEQAKAQLSYIPTVTREPFHTSGRIEKLMTDGILFQGKIGDPARFDPEHDRMMLCGSMAMIKETAAMLDGFGFTEGSNAKPGEYVIERAFVG is encoded by the coding sequence ATGAACGATGCCGTCGCTCCCGTCCAAGCCAGCGCGCTCGAGCCCACCAATAGCCTCTCGGTCGAGACGGTGCTGAGCGTGCGTCACTGGAACGAGCATCTGTTCAGCTTCACCATCACGCGCCCCGCCAGCTTCCGCTTCCGATCGGGCGAGTTCGTGATGATCGGCCTGCCCGGCGAGAACGGCAAGCCGCTGCTCCGTGCCTATTCGGTGGCCAGCCCGGCCTATGCCGAGGAACTGGAATTCCTGTCGATCAAGGTGCCGGATGGCCCGCTGACATCGAAGCTCCAGCAGATTCAGGTGGGCGACGGCATCTATCTCGGCCGCAAGCCGACCGGCACGCTGGTGGCCGACGCGCTGATCCCCGGCCGCCGCCTGTTCCTGCTCTCCACCGGCACCGGTCTGGCGCCCTGGCTGTCGATCATCCGCGATCCCGACACCTATGACCGGTTCGAGCAGATCGTCGTCGTTCACTCGGTCCGCCGGGTCAGCGATCTGGCCTATCGCGAGACGCTGGAAAGCCTGCTGGCGGATGATCCGCTGGTGGACGAGCAGGCGAAGGCCCAACTCAGCTACATCCCGACCGTCACGCGCGAGCCGTTCCACACGAGCGGCCGCATCGAGAAACTGATGACCGACGGAATCCTCTTCCAGGGCAAGATCGGCGACCCGGCCCGCTTCGATCCCGAGCATGACCGGATGATGCTGTGCGGATCGATGGCGATGATAAAGGAAACCGCCGCGATGCTCGACGGCTTCGGTTTTACCGAAGGATCGAACGCGAAGCCGGGGGAATATGTGATCGAGCGGGCGTTCGTGGGGTGA
- a CDS encoding DMT family protein, whose product MTTFLLLCCSNLFMTIAWYGHLKMPAWPVWLAVLVSWGIALVEYCFAVPANRIGYAAGFSGGQLKIMQECITLVVFALFAIVVLKEPLTWRYAGAFACILGAAGFLFAGKGA is encoded by the coding sequence ATGACGACCTTCCTCCTGCTCTGCTGCTCGAACCTGTTCATGACGATCGCCTGGTACGGCCATCTCAAGATGCCCGCCTGGCCGGTATGGCTGGCGGTTCTGGTGTCGTGGGGGATCGCGCTCGTCGAATATTGCTTCGCGGTGCCGGCCAACCGCATCGGCTATGCGGCGGGCTTTTCGGGCGGGCAGCTCAAGATCATGCAGGAGTGCATCACGCTGGTGGTGTTCGCGCTGTTCGCGATCGTCGTGCTGAAGGAGCCGCTGACGTGGCGCTATGCCGGTGCCTTCGCCTGCATCCTGGGCGCGGCGGGCTTCCTGTTCGCCGGCAAGGGCGCCTGA
- the hslV gene encoding ATP-dependent protease subunit HslV — translation MSEDKIGWHGTTILSVRKNGKVVVAGDGQVSMGNTVMKPNARKVRRIGNGEVIAGFAGATADAFTLFERLERKLEGHRGQLLRAAVELAKDWRTDKYLRNLEALMIVADKDITLILTGNGDVLEPVAGVAAIGSGGNYALAAARALVDYEEDAETICRKAMAIAAEVCVFTNGNLTIETMDAA, via the coding sequence ATGAGCGAGGACAAGATAGGCTGGCACGGCACGACGATCCTGTCGGTGCGCAAGAACGGCAAGGTCGTGGTGGCCGGCGACGGCCAGGTCTCGATGGGAAATACGGTGATGAAGCCGAACGCGCGCAAGGTGCGCCGGATCGGCAATGGCGAGGTGATCGCGGGCTTCGCGGGGGCCACCGCCGACGCCTTCACCCTGTTCGAGCGGCTGGAGCGCAAGCTGGAGGGCCATCGCGGCCAGCTGCTGCGCGCCGCGGTCGAGCTGGCGAAGGATTGGCGGACCGACAAATATCTCCGCAATCTGGAGGCGCTGATGATCGTCGCCGACAAGGACATCACCCTGATCCTGACCGGCAACGGCGACGTGCTGGAGCCGGTGGCCGGGGTCGCGGCGATCGGATCGGGCGGCAATTACGCGCTCGCCGCCGCCCGCGCGCTGGTCGATTACGAGGAGGATGCCGAGACGATCTGCCGCAAGGCGATGGCGATCGCGGCGGAGGTATGCGTGTTCACCAACGGCAACCTCACGATCGAGACAATGGACGCGGCGTGA
- the hslU gene encoding ATP-dependent protease ATPase subunit HslU has product MNDALTPKAIVAALDAHIVGQDDAKRAVAVALRNRWRRQKLAPELRDEVSPKNILMIGPTGCGKTEISRRLAKLADAPFVKVEATKFTEVGYVGRDVEQIARDLVEESIRLEKERRRSAVKDKAEEAALGRLLDALVGKDASEATRTAFTQRFRDGHLGDKEIELELEDTGGGQFEVPGAPGQMSMINLGDMLGKLGGARMKRRKLPVAAAWAKLVEEEADKRLDQDEVTRAALADAEANGIVFLDEIDKIAVSDVRGGSVSREGVQRDLLPLIEGTTVATKYGPMKTDHILFIASGAFHVSKPSDLLPELQGRLPIRVELKALTEADFVRILSSTRASLTEQYRALIATEGVEIVFTEEGIAAIARIADQVNASIENIGARRLSTVMEKLLEDVSFAAEDRRGEVLTVDGAYVESQLASVARNTDLSKYVL; this is encoded by the coding sequence ATGAACGACGCCCTTACCCCCAAAGCCATCGTCGCCGCCCTCGACGCGCATATCGTCGGGCAGGATGACGCCAAGCGCGCCGTTGCGGTGGCGCTGCGCAATCGCTGGCGCCGCCAGAAGCTCGCGCCCGAGCTGCGCGACGAGGTTTCCCCGAAGAACATCCTGATGATCGGGCCGACCGGCTGCGGCAAGACCGAGATCAGCCGCCGCCTGGCCAAGCTGGCCGATGCGCCGTTCGTGAAGGTGGAGGCGACCAAGTTCACCGAGGTCGGCTATGTCGGCCGCGATGTCGAGCAGATCGCCCGCGATCTCGTCGAGGAATCGATCCGGCTGGAGAAGGAGCGCCGCCGATCGGCGGTGAAGGACAAGGCGGAGGAGGCAGCCCTCGGCCGCCTGCTCGACGCGCTCGTCGGCAAGGACGCCAGCGAAGCGACCCGCACCGCCTTCACCCAGCGCTTTCGCGACGGCCATCTCGGCGACAAGGAGATCGAGCTGGAGCTGGAAGACACGGGCGGCGGCCAGTTCGAGGTGCCCGGCGCGCCCGGCCAGATGAGCATGATCAACCTGGGCGACATGCTCGGCAAGCTGGGCGGCGCGCGGATGAAGCGGCGCAAGCTGCCGGTTGCCGCCGCCTGGGCCAAGCTGGTCGAGGAGGAGGCCGACAAAAGGCTCGACCAGGACGAGGTGACCCGCGCCGCGCTGGCGGATGCGGAGGCCAACGGCATCGTCTTCCTCGACGAGATCGACAAGATCGCGGTGAGCGACGTGCGCGGCGGCTCCGTCAGCCGCGAGGGCGTGCAGCGCGATCTGCTGCCGCTGATCGAGGGCACGACGGTCGCCACCAAATATGGGCCGATGAAGACCGACCACATATTGTTCATCGCAAGTGGCGCCTTCCATGTATCGAAGCCGTCGGACCTGCTGCCCGAGCTTCAAGGGCGTCTCCCGATCCGCGTCGAGCTGAAGGCGCTGACCGAGGCCGATTTCGTTCGCATCCTCTCCTCCACGCGCGCGTCGCTGACCGAGCAATATCGCGCGCTGATCGCCACCGAGGGGGTCGAGATCGTCTTCACCGAAGAGGGCATCGCCGCCATCGCCCGCATCGCCGATCAGGTGAACGCCAGCATCGAGAATATCGGCGCGCGGCGCCTCTCCACGGTGATGGAGAAATTGCTGGAGGACGTGAGCTTCGCGGCGGAGGACCGGCGCGGCGAGGTGCTGACGGTGGACGGCGCCTATGTGGAGAGCCAGCTGGCCAGCGTGGCGCGGAACACCGATCTGTCGAAGTACGTGTTATAG
- a CDS encoding ABC-type transport auxiliary lipoprotein family protein, producing the protein MAPIMTRLAPVAALAAMATLSGCISFGAKPPPTLMTIKAESQAPAGQTRSASDKNAVSVLIPTTPQALATQRVPVQAGENAIAYLKDALWVEAPARLFRTLLAETIEVKTGRYVPEFRGSTISPDTRLGGRLDQFGLEAGSRTAVVRYTATLIRAGRMEVQERRFEARVPVASETADAVAAGLSTGANQVANEVADWVGK; encoded by the coding sequence ATGGCTCCGATCATGACCCGTCTGGCGCCGGTCGCCGCCCTTGCCGCGATGGCGACCCTGTCCGGCTGCATCAGCTTCGGCGCCAAGCCGCCGCCCACGCTGATGACGATCAAGGCGGAGTCGCAGGCACCGGCCGGCCAGACCCGCTCCGCCAGCGACAAGAATGCGGTGTCGGTGCTGATCCCGACGACGCCGCAGGCGCTCGCCACGCAGCGCGTGCCGGTGCAGGCGGGCGAGAATGCCATCGCCTATCTGAAGGATGCCCTGTGGGTCGAGGCGCCCGCGCGCCTCTTCCGCACGCTGCTGGCGGAAACGATCGAAGTGAAGACCGGGCGCTATGTCCCGGAGTTCCGGGGTTCGACGATCAGCCCGGACACGCGGCTGGGCGGCCGGCTCGACCAGTTCGGGCTGGAGGCCGGCAGCCGCACCGCCGTCGTCCGCTATACCGCCACCCTGATCCGCGCCGGCAGGATGGAGGTGCAGGAGCGCCGCTTCGAGGCGCGGGTGCCGGTGGCGTCCGAAACCGCCGATGCGGTCGCGGCGGGCCTCAGCACGGGCGCCAATCAGGTGGCGAACGAAGTGGCGGATTGGGTGGGCAAGTAA